The Fervidicoccus fontis Kam940 DNA window GTCAAATGGGTTGAGCTCTCTATCTCTGTAGTATGTTAGCTCTGTTGCGAGCTCCTCATTCACCTTTCCGTAGACCTCAGCTATGCTTTGAAGGTCATTTATGCAGGCTCTCAGATCTCCCCTGTTTTTCTCGTAGATGACCTTCAGCCCAGCATCCTCGCACTCCACTCCCTCTCTTTCGCATATGATTTTAAGCACTGTGAGCACGTGTTTCTGATTCAAGTTCTTAAGCTCTATCATCACAGCGAGGTCCCTGATGGGCTTCAAATCAGGATGAAATGCGTTGTTCGCTGTGAGAATTATAGGATTCTTCGTCTGCGTAATGAGCTGCACGATAGCCTCAATGCCTCCCTTATCTCCAGTTGAGGAGAGCCCATCAACTTCATCGAGAAGTATAAGCTTCTTCCTTCCAGTGAGCGTTCCCTGGATCGCTGAGTTGTAGACCTTTCTGTATATGTCGTCCCTCCTCCTGTAATCGCTCGCATTAGTTTCAACTATTTCGTAGCCGTAGTCATTGGCCAAAGCTTCAATAAGAGAGGTCTTTCCGACCCCTGGAGGACCGTAGAGAAGAACAGCCTTTTTTGTGGGAGCCCTCTTCTCCCAATCCTTTATCCATGAGGTTATGATCGCGACAGCAGTTTCTTGGTTTACGTATTCTTTCAAACTCTTAGGCCTGTACTTTATAATCCATGGGAGGCCTTTTTCTGCACTCATGAAATTTTCCTCTTTCAAATCCTCTTTCTGAGCAGGACAAGCCATGCGAGGAAGCTGTTCAGCTGTATCTCGTCATCGCTCCCTTCAGTTATCCTGAAAAGTATCTCCCCTGTGTAATCAGCGATCATGAGCTTCATCTCCTCAGACAAATCTATTTCATTGCTGAAGATCTCCTTGTGGATCTGCTTTATAACATCGACTCCACTTAGTCCATAATCCATCATGAGCTTTCTCAGCCTCTCTCTTGCTCCGTTGAAGTCTCCGCTTAATGCTAAATTCAGCATCTCTCTTATCTCCTTTGGATGTGCCAAGCCGACTACTTTGTATACCGTATCAACTGTCACCTTACCTATGGCGCTAGCAGATTGGAGAACATTGATGGCCTTTCTCATATCTCCCTCGCTGATCTCAAACACCGCTTCCAGCGCGCTTTCTTCGTAGCTTACAGATTCATTTTCCAGTATCCACTTCAGCCTCTTTATCACATCCTCCTTCTTGAGCGGAGAGAACCTGAAGAGGGCGGTCCTTGACTGAATTGGCTCGATTATTTTGCTTGGATAATTTGCAATTAATATGAATCTGCTGGTGAGAGTGAAGTTCTCCATCATCCTCCTTAAAGCCTGCTGAGCATCAGAGGTGAGGTTGTCAGATTCGTCAAGTATTATGAGCTTGAAGGGCACCCCTCCAACAACGCTCGTCCTTGCAAACTCCTTTATCTTCCCCCTTATGACGTCGATCCCCCTCTCATCTGAGGCATTGAGCTCAAGAACGAACTGCTGGTAGTTCTTACCGTATAGGTCGTGTGCAAATGCGAGAGCTGCAGTGGTCTTCCCTGTCCCAGGAGGACCGGCGAACAGCATATGAGGAGCGTTCTTCTCCTTTACAAACTTCTTAAGCCTTATTATCGTCTCCTCCTGATCCACGATCTCATCTAGAGATCTCGGCCTATACTTTTCAGCCCATAACAAGTAATTTTCCGAATTTTCATCCGACATACAGGTCACCGCGCGCTTAAGGGAAAGCACACAAAAACAAAATAAGCTTGATTATTTTTAAATGCGGAAACGTATTTATACTTTATTGCAGTGATAAATGGGAAACTTTGGAAATCTTTTTTAACATGTAGTAATTTTTTATATATTTAAAAAGGGTGATTTTGGTGAACGAGGTAAAGATATTCTATGTTAACATCCCTGTGCCGGAGGACGTAAACGTCATAATCGGTCAGTCTCACTTCATTAAAACTGTAGAAGATCTTTACGAGGTTCTAACTACTTCGAGTACGTGCATAAAGTTCGGAATAGCATTCAACGAGGCAAGCGGAAAGAGGCTCATAAGATACGATGGAAATGATGAAGAGCTCACTCAGATGGCGGTAGATGCAGCTAAATCCATAGGGGCTGGGCACGTTTTCGTAATATATATAAGAAATGGTTGGCCTATCAACGTTCTAAATGCGATAAAGCACGTCCAGGAGGTATTAAACATATATGTTGCAACGTCCAACCCTGTTCAGGTGATAATAGGAGAGACGGATCAGGGGAGGAGCGTCCTCGGAGTGGTTGATGGATATACCCCACTCGGAGTTGAGGGAGAGGAGGATAAGAAGGAGAGGATAGAGTTCTTAAGGAAGATCGGTTACAAGAGAGGATCCGCTTAATTTTTTATATAACTAAAAAGCTAAATTAACGTTTTTATAGCATGATAATTAATTTGGTGTAAGTTTTGCCTCAAAAAAACAATGAGAAGAAGAATGAAAGTCCTGTAAAGGCTGTAGCATACATAAACGTATATACCCCAGAAAGCATAGAGGTCAGGGGGATAAAGCTTAAAGCGTATGTTTTAAATGACAAAGAGAGTGCAATTAAAGAGATCACAGCACCATCAGTTTTAGATATAGTAAGCAAAGCTAGAGAGATTTTGAAGAAGCATTTAAGCGGCGAGCTCAAGAATCTGAGCGGTGGGCTCATAACTGTGGACATCTCCGGAAAGGGCTTTTCCTTTTACTATGGGGAATACATAGGGGAAGAGAGAAATAAGGAGCTCCTTTTTCCCAGGCCGGCAAAGTTACTGAAGATTGGATACTATGTGAATGAAAACGGAGAAATGAAGAGGAAATTGGCAAAAAAGAGCTTCGATAAGGAGTATTATGTATATGAAGGAGAGATCCAGTTCCCTCAGGGGATTGAGGGGATCGTCTTGGCAACAGAATACGGAAGCAGGAGCATCTTCAGATCGGGAACCGGCAATGAAGTGGCAAGAAGTAATAAGGAACAGCAGAACTGAAGGTCTAGCAGAGAAGTGCATGCTCATCCTCGCTTCAGAGGATGTTGCAGAGGAGACGGGGGTCCAGCCTCATTTGGACTTCTCCTCACTGACCATATATTCTGAATCCTCGGACAGCTATTTAGAAGATTATGTAGCTCAAAACTACTCTGAGAATATTAAGATACTCAGTGAGCCACCTGATTCAGGCTCACTTCCTCTGGAATCCTCATATTCCGAATACCTCAATATGGTTTTAAGGGAACTGGCAGACTTATTGATACAGGTTGTGAAAAGAACTGATAGCATAGATACCGAGCACGCTTTATTCCTTACGAAGGAAGGCGATCTTATCGTTTTGGAGGGAGAAAGGCAGAAGGTCGTCCTTCCAGAGCTTAAAACCTGCCTCTTCCTCCACACTCATCCAAACGGCGTCTGCCTTCCTTCGAAGAGGGACATTCAAAGCGCATCTAGTTTTTTCATGAACGGAGGGATCCTTTTCCTCATTCTATCAAGCAGGTGCTTTTTCTCCATGTATAGAAGCTCTCTTATAAATGAAAATGACGTTTATGCTTTAAAGAGGCTGGAGAATGAGGTTGAAAAGGCTTACCTCAAAAGCTTCAATCCGATAGAATATTTCAACGAAAGCTTAAAAGGGAGCAATATAAAGGTCAGAATCCTCCCTCCTCCCTTCGGTATTTAAGCGCTGAAAATGCTGTTTATTATGGACATCAAAATTTCCGATCCCTTTTTCCTTGCCATTACCGCTTCTATTAGGTTGGTGTGCGGGTAGAGGTCGTTGATATCTACAGTCTCCTTGTTGTCGAGCTCAATTGATTTATCGCTGTATGCGCTATCGATCCTTTCTATTATTTTCCTTGAAGCTTCTTCGCCTATAAGCCCAAAGCTCGCCTTAAGCCTTATCATTTCTTTCGCATTCTGGTAAGTAGACTTAGCGATATCGTCTTTGCTCATGTATCTAGTGCTGTAATTCAGCATATACCTCCAGTCTCTATTGTTCTTAATGAGGCTGTAGTGCCCATCAAAGCTCCTGGTTTCCAGATTATATCCGAACCTTTCAGGGTAGTTGAACACCAGCGACCCTGGATCGACGAATGGTGCAAGAGGAGCTACGAAGTAATCTATCTTTCTAGCATTTTTCTTACCGACTACATCGCTTAAGATGTGTCTGATGTATTGAGGAAGCATTGTTGAATCCTCAAATGTCTGCTCTGGCAGCCCTATCATAAAGTAGAGATCGAGCCTGGAAAAATGCATGGAGACGGTGCTTCTTATGAAGTCTTCCAGTTGCTTGTTTGAGTACGGCCTTCCGAACCTCGCTCTTACATGCTCATTGTGAGTCTCAGGACTTATTTGGAGGTAGACATCCGTTTTTAAGTTATCGAGAATCTTCAAGAGCTCTATAGATGGAGGCCTGAAGAACTCGAAGAATACCCCCGAATCGATTTTTGAATCATTGAGCTCCCTAACGAGATTTTCAGTGAAATTCATTCCCATAAAGCTCATATCGCCAATGAAGAAAACCGGTATCTTCATGTATTCCTGCATCGTGGCTACTTCGTTCATAACAGTCTTAAGGCTCTTTTTTCCAAGCTCGCCCCTGCCGAGGTACTTCTTAAATGTGTAGTTAGATCCTCCGCACGTTACACAGCTATACCTGCAACCTTTAAATGATATGACCGCCCCGATCGGATCCGTAATGAAGTTGGCAAAAGGGATGAAGCCGACTGGATCTGAGGAGGAGATCACGTGATTTAAGAGAGCATCATAATCGACTCCGAACTCATCGAGGTTGCTGTATGCGTGGTTCAATGCATTGACCTTCACGGTTCCGTTATGCCTGTAGGCTAAATTGGGTATATCTTCAATCTTTTCTCCTCTTCCAGAAATATGACGTATCAGCTTCTCGAAAATCGGCTCAGAAGTATCCCCTAAAATTACGTAATCGATCCATGGGTATTTCTCCATTATTTCTCTGTGGAAGATAGTGGCGGAAAACCCCCCGAGCACAATTTTCGCGTTGGGATTCAGCTCCTTTATAATCCTCGCCGACTCAATTGCTCCATGGGCGTGGACTAGCCAGTGCAGGTCTATTCCGTATAGGAGGCTGTCTGAACTCTTTATGTAGTCGGAAAAGCTGTATGACTCGTTAAGAATCATTAGCGCAGCGGCGTTGTGTATCCCTACGCTGTAACCTCTTTTTATGAGGTAAGTCGCAATAGAGAGGAATCCATATGGATACATGTCGAAGACCGGAGAGGAGGGGACTACATCGCTAACAGGACCGAATGCCCTTTTCTCTTCTCTGAAGTATTGATAGCTTGGAGGGTGAATGAGCAGAAGATCGAGCGTCTTCAAAGCTATCTACCTTTTTCAAATTACAATTTTAAAATATTTCAATTAGGTAATTTAATAAAATTTCTCGCCTCTTTTCAAAATAAGGGAGCGTATAATACTTTCGGTCAACTACTTATTTAAACTAGAAAGTGATCTTTAGATCTTGTATGACAATTATTTTGCACCTGGTGCACGGGATTGCCCTCGGTAGAGAAAATTATAGAAGATGAGATATCCTCTCCCTCGGTCTTCAAAGAGAAGCACAAGCTATATCCGGAGTACACTCCATCAAGCCTCCCCCACAGAGAAAAGCAACTTAAGCAGCTGGCGCAGCTCTTTAAGAGCTTCTTCTCATCCCCGGGCGAAGAAATGCAGAGAGTTATGCTCGTCGGAAGCTTTGGGACGGGCAAAACCGTTACTTCTAAGCTTTTTGGAGCTTCCGCCTCCTCTCTTGCGAGCAGGAACGGAATAAGGCTCAAATACGTCCACGTGAATTGCTATAAATCCAGGACGCTCCCTCAGATCATCTATAACATTTCCCTGGATTTGGGAATAACTTTGCCGCAAAGGGGGCTGAGCGCACAGGAGCTTATGAGGGGACTTATAGAAGAGCTCGAAAGGAGAAATACATATGCGATAGTTGCCCTGGACGAGTTTGACTACTTCGCGCTCATGAGCTCAGGTCTGAACTCGATCTACGTATTGGTCAGGGCATATGATGAGTACGTAAACAAAAAGAAGAGGCTGCACTTCATATTCATTTCGAGGAGCATAAGCACACTCGAGAATATCGACCCATCGTCTTCTACGTACTTTCTCAAGAACATAGTTGAGTTCTCTCCATACACTTATTCTGAGCTTTACGACATTTTGAAGGAAAGAGCTGATGAGGCGCTATACCCAGGGGTTATAAGCGATGATGAGCTTAAGTACATATCGATGATTGAAGGCTACGACAAGGGAGGGAGCGGAAGCGCCAGAACGGCGCTGGAAATACTGGTAAGAGCGGGAGAAAGCGCAGACAGCGAAAAGAGGAGCTCAATAACTCTAGATGACATAAGAAAAGCACATGTAATTGTTAAGCCTGAGCTAGCTATGCTTCAGGACCAGGTGAGCGCTCTAGACAGGCATGAGCTCGTGCTCTATCTTTCAGTCATAAAGGCGTTGAAGGGATCGGGCTCAGGCTTTGTGAGGATCGGGGATGTCGAAAAAATCTATAGGGTCCTCTGCGAGGCCTACAATCTACAGCCGAGAAGGCACACTCAGGTTTATACGCACATACTCGAGCTTAGAAGCATGGGGTTCATTCAAACGAAGAGCAGCGGGAAGGGATTCAGAGGAAAGAGCACTCTCATCGGAATAAGCGCTGCCCCGCTGTACGTTCTTGAATCTAAGGTCGAAGAGCTTCTCAAGAGGGAGTAAAAGTGG harbors:
- a CDS encoding TIGR04190 family B12-binding domain/radical SAM domain protein; its protein translation is MKTLDLLLIHPPSYQYFREEKRAFGPVSDVVPSSPVFDMYPYGFLSIATYLIKRGYSVGIHNAAALMILNESYSFSDYIKSSDSLLYGIDLHWLVHAHGAIESARIIKELNPNAKIVLGGFSATIFHREIMEKYPWIDYVILGDTSEPIFEKLIRHISGRGEKIEDIPNLAYRHNGTVKVNALNHAYSNLDEFGVDYDALLNHVISSSDPVGFIPFANFITDPIGAVISFKGCRYSCVTCGGSNYTFKKYLGRGELGKKSLKTVMNEVATMQEYMKIPVFFIGDMSFMGMNFTENLVRELNDSKIDSGVFFEFFRPPSIELLKILDNLKTDVYLQISPETHNEHVRARFGRPYSNKQLEDFIRSTVSMHFSRLDLYFMIGLPEQTFEDSTMLPQYIRHILSDVVGKKNARKIDYFVAPLAPFVDPGSLVFNYPERFGYNLETRSFDGHYSLIKNNRDWRYMLNYSTRYMSKDDIAKSTYQNAKEMIRLKASFGLIGEEASRKIIERIDSAYSDKSIELDNKETVDINDLYPHTNLIEAVMARKKGSEILMSIINSIFSA
- a CDS encoding ORC1-type DNA replication protein produces the protein MPSVEKIIEDEISSPSVFKEKHKLYPEYTPSSLPHREKQLKQLAQLFKSFFSSPGEEMQRVMLVGSFGTGKTVTSKLFGASASSLASRNGIRLKYVHVNCYKSRTLPQIIYNISLDLGITLPQRGLSAQELMRGLIEELERRNTYAIVALDEFDYFALMSSGLNSIYVLVRAYDEYVNKKKRLHFIFISRSISTLENIDPSSSTYFLKNIVEFSPYTYSELYDILKERADEALYPGVISDDELKYISMIEGYDKGGSGSARTALEILVRAGESADSEKRSSITLDDIRKAHVIVKPELAMLQDQVSALDRHELVLYLSVIKALKGSGSGFVRIGDVEKIYRVLCEAYNLQPRRHTQVYTHILELRSMGFIQTKSSGKGFRGKSTLIGISAAPLYVLESKVEELLKRE
- a CDS encoding adenosine-specific kinase; protein product: MNEVKIFYVNIPVPEDVNVIIGQSHFIKTVEDLYEVLTTSSTCIKFGIAFNEASGKRLIRYDGNDEELTQMAVDAAKSIGAGHVFVIYIRNGWPINVLNAIKHVQEVLNIYVATSNPVQVIIGETDQGRSVLGVVDGYTPLGVEGEEDKKERIEFLRKIGYKRGSA
- a CDS encoding replication factor C small subunit — its product is MSDENSENYLLWAEKYRPRSLDEIVDQEETIIRLKKFVKEKNAPHMLFAGPPGTGKTTAALAFAHDLYGKNYQQFVLELNASDERGIDVIRGKIKEFARTSVVGGVPFKLIILDESDNLTSDAQQALRRMMENFTLTSRFILIANYPSKIIEPIQSRTALFRFSPLKKEDVIKRLKWILENESVSYEESALEAVFEISEGDMRKAINVLQSASAIGKVTVDTVYKVVGLAHPKEIREMLNLALSGDFNGARERLRKLMMDYGLSGVDVIKQIHKEIFSNEIDLSEEMKLMIADYTGEILFRITEGSDDEIQLNSFLAWLVLLRKRI
- a CDS encoding replication factor C large subunit, which gives rise to MSAEKGLPWIIKYRPKSLKEYVNQETAVAIITSWIKDWEKRAPTKKAVLLYGPPGVGKTSLIEALANDYGYEIVETNASDYRRRDDIYRKVYNSAIQGTLTGRKKLILLDEVDGLSSTGDKGGIEAIVQLITQTKNPIILTANNAFHPDLKPIRDLAVMIELKNLNQKHVLTVLKIICEREGVECEDAGLKVIYEKNRGDLRACINDLQSIAEVYGKVNEELATELTYYRDRELNPFDTLRNIFTSKYVWQSRNAISHSEVDTDTLIEWLSENIPVQLTDPEDAYLAFQALSRADVYRGIIKKTGNYDFLAYITEMIGPAISFSRKKTKFKWLKYNYPSKLKMLSETKRSRELLNSSLQKLSKRLSQSTSKSKKDLLPYLRSIYRLSPPHFVQICRSYGITVEEAAVIVGDKQVEKAFAEMAAERQEKSAEKAEISRTQAKRAKGRTSKKRGGQTQLF